One window from the genome of Methylophaga thalassica encodes:
- a CDS encoding paraquat-inducible protein A, with product MLRNKSAKSVNLLRCLLVISSVLLLAGLFMPMLTITQFLVISDDFSVISGITELWKAQKYVLFFIIGSFSIVMPLAKIGLLFRLLQADSHPTPVKMKLLNLMHDYGRWAMLDVMVVAMLIVTVKLGAIASIQIHPGLYVFGAAVLLIMLTTQLTVNALRSQTD from the coding sequence GTGCTCCGGAATAAATCAGCTAAGTCAGTCAATCTGTTACGCTGCTTATTAGTCATAAGCAGCGTGTTGTTGTTGGCAGGGCTGTTTATGCCCATGCTGACGATTACGCAATTTCTGGTCATCAGTGATGATTTCTCGGTGATTTCCGGTATCACTGAACTCTGGAAAGCACAAAAGTACGTATTATTTTTTATTATCGGCAGTTTTAGCATTGTGATGCCATTAGCCAAAATCGGCCTACTGTTTCGTTTATTACAGGCAGACTCGCATCCGACACCGGTAAAAATGAAATTATTAAATCTCATGCATGACTATGGTCGCTGGGCGATGCTCGACGTTATGGTGGTTGCGATGCTGATTGTCACCGTCAAACTAGGCGCTATTGCCAGTATTCAAATTCACCCGGGCTTGTACGTGTTTGGCGCAGCCGTATTACTGATTATGCTGACCACGCAACTGACAGTGAATGCATTACGCAGTCAGACAGACTAA